One Xiphophorus hellerii strain 12219 chromosome 1, Xiphophorus_hellerii-4.1, whole genome shotgun sequence DNA segment encodes these proteins:
- the LOC116724967 gene encoding oxysterol-binding protein-related protein 2-like isoform X1: MKTSFTTPSQFLPWTGLDSDESCEGLSEASFKDARGFDGSIQKNNGSVPQENGIRKHRTSLPAPMFSRNTVSIWSILKKCIGLELSKITMPIVFNEPLSFLQRISEYMEHTYLINKACSLSDSIERMQSVAAFAVSAVASQWDRTGKPFNPLLGETFELIREDQGFRLVSEQVSHHPPVSAFHAESLSGDFVFHGSIYPKLKFWGKSVEAEPRGTITLELLKHNEVYTWSNPYCCVHNIILGKLWIEQYGTVEIVNHSTGEKCVLNFKPCGMFGKELHKVEGYIQDKNKKKLCVIYGKWTECMWSIDPQEYEIYKKSDKKGDKSKKNEELQKAENDEADDMPEIQETVSVVPGSTLLWRIESRPAHSAKMYNFTNFAMALNELGSGMGAILAPTDCRFRPDIRAMENGNIDEASKEKERLEEKQRAARKERAKDEEEWTTRWFQMGTNPYTGSQEWIYSGGYFNRNYQNLPDIY; this comes from the exons ATGAAGACGAGTTTTACGACGCCGTCACAG TTCTTGCCTTGGACAGGCCTGGACTCAGACGAGTCGTGTGAAGGGTTGTCTGAGGCCAGTTTCAAAGATGCCAGAGGGTTCGATGGCAGCATTCAGAAGAACAATGGATCAGTACCACAAGAGAACGGCATCAGGAAACACAG GACATCTTTACCAGCACCCATGTTTTCCAGAAACACTGTCAGCATCTGGAGTATCCTCAAGAAATGTATTGGACTG GAGCTGTCTAAGATCACGATGCCCATCGTCTTCAACGAGCCTCTGAGCTTCCTGCAGAGGATCTCAGAATACATGGAACACACTTACCTCATCAACAAAGCCTGCTCGCTGTCCGACTCCATAGAGCGCATGCAG TCAGTAGCTGCTTTTGCTGTGTCAGCAGTTGCGTCTCAGTGGGACAGAACTGGAAAACCCTTCAACCCACTGCTGGGAGAGACCTTTGAACTCATCAG AGAGGATCAGGGTTTCCGGCTGGTGTCAGAGCAGGTTTCCCATCATCCTCCGGTCAGTGCCTTCCACGCAGAGAGCCTCTCCGGGGACTTCGTCTTCCACGGCTCCATCTATCCCAAACTCAAGTTCTGGGGCAAGAGTGTCGAGGCAGAGCCAAGAGGAACAATCACACTAGAACTTCTAAA GCACAACGAAGTGTACACATGGAGTAATCCTTACTGCTGCGTGCATAACATCATCCTGGGCAAGCTGTGGATAGAGCAGTACGGAACAGTGGAAATAGTCAATCACAG CACCGGGGAGAAGTGTGTGCTGAATTTTAAGCCATGTGGAATGTTTGGCAAGGAGCTGCACAAAGTAGAGGGATACATCCAAGATAAGAA TAAGAAGAAGCTCTGCGTAATCTATGGGAAGTGGACTGAGTGCATGTGGAGCATCGACCCTCAGGAGTACGAGATCTACAAGAAGTCGGACAAGAAAGGCGACAAGAGCAAAAAGAAT GAGGAGCTTCAAAAAGCTGAGAATGACGAAGCAGACGACATGCCTGAAATCCAGGAAACTGTGTCTGTTGTACCAGGAAGCACTCTGTTGTGGAGGATAGAGTCCAGACCAGCACACTCTGCTAAG ATGTACAACTTCACAAACTTTGCGATGGCTCTCAACGAGCTGGGGTCTGGCATGGGAGCCATTTTGGCCCCCACCGACTGTCGCTTCAGGCCCGACATCAGAGCCATGGAGAATGGAAACATag ACGAGGCGAGCAAAGAGAAGGAGagactggaagaaaaacagagagctGCCAGGAAGGAGAGAGCCAAGGACGAGGAGGAGTGGACAACTAG gtgGTTCCAGATGGGCACCAACCCGTACACCGGCTCCCAGGAGTGGATCTACAGTGGCGGCTACTTCAATAGGAACTACCAGAACCTGCCCGATATATACTGA
- the LOC116724967 gene encoding oxysterol-binding protein-related protein 2-like isoform X2, whose amino-acid sequence MSNEDEFYDAVTGLDSDESCEGLSEASFKDARGFDGSIQKNNGSVPQENGIRKHRTSLPAPMFSRNTVSIWSILKKCIGLELSKITMPIVFNEPLSFLQRISEYMEHTYLINKACSLSDSIERMQSVAAFAVSAVASQWDRTGKPFNPLLGETFELIREDQGFRLVSEQVSHHPPVSAFHAESLSGDFVFHGSIYPKLKFWGKSVEAEPRGTITLELLKHNEVYTWSNPYCCVHNIILGKLWIEQYGTVEIVNHSTGEKCVLNFKPCGMFGKELHKVEGYIQDKNKKKLCVIYGKWTECMWSIDPQEYEIYKKSDKKGDKSKKNEELQKAENDEADDMPEIQETVSVVPGSTLLWRIESRPAHSAKMYNFTNFAMALNELGSGMGAILAPTDCRFRPDIRAMENGNIDEASKEKERLEEKQRAARKERAKDEEEWTTRWFQMGTNPYTGSQEWIYSGGYFNRNYQNLPDIY is encoded by the exons ATGAGCAATGAAGACGAGTTTTACGACGCCGTCACAG GCCTGGACTCAGACGAGTCGTGTGAAGGGTTGTCTGAGGCCAGTTTCAAAGATGCCAGAGGGTTCGATGGCAGCATTCAGAAGAACAATGGATCAGTACCACAAGAGAACGGCATCAGGAAACACAG GACATCTTTACCAGCACCCATGTTTTCCAGAAACACTGTCAGCATCTGGAGTATCCTCAAGAAATGTATTGGACTG GAGCTGTCTAAGATCACGATGCCCATCGTCTTCAACGAGCCTCTGAGCTTCCTGCAGAGGATCTCAGAATACATGGAACACACTTACCTCATCAACAAAGCCTGCTCGCTGTCCGACTCCATAGAGCGCATGCAG TCAGTAGCTGCTTTTGCTGTGTCAGCAGTTGCGTCTCAGTGGGACAGAACTGGAAAACCCTTCAACCCACTGCTGGGAGAGACCTTTGAACTCATCAG AGAGGATCAGGGTTTCCGGCTGGTGTCAGAGCAGGTTTCCCATCATCCTCCGGTCAGTGCCTTCCACGCAGAGAGCCTCTCCGGGGACTTCGTCTTCCACGGCTCCATCTATCCCAAACTCAAGTTCTGGGGCAAGAGTGTCGAGGCAGAGCCAAGAGGAACAATCACACTAGAACTTCTAAA GCACAACGAAGTGTACACATGGAGTAATCCTTACTGCTGCGTGCATAACATCATCCTGGGCAAGCTGTGGATAGAGCAGTACGGAACAGTGGAAATAGTCAATCACAG CACCGGGGAGAAGTGTGTGCTGAATTTTAAGCCATGTGGAATGTTTGGCAAGGAGCTGCACAAAGTAGAGGGATACATCCAAGATAAGAA TAAGAAGAAGCTCTGCGTAATCTATGGGAAGTGGACTGAGTGCATGTGGAGCATCGACCCTCAGGAGTACGAGATCTACAAGAAGTCGGACAAGAAAGGCGACAAGAGCAAAAAGAAT GAGGAGCTTCAAAAAGCTGAGAATGACGAAGCAGACGACATGCCTGAAATCCAGGAAACTGTGTCTGTTGTACCAGGAAGCACTCTGTTGTGGAGGATAGAGTCCAGACCAGCACACTCTGCTAAG ATGTACAACTTCACAAACTTTGCGATGGCTCTCAACGAGCTGGGGTCTGGCATGGGAGCCATTTTGGCCCCCACCGACTGTCGCTTCAGGCCCGACATCAGAGCCATGGAGAATGGAAACATag ACGAGGCGAGCAAAGAGAAGGAGagactggaagaaaaacagagagctGCCAGGAAGGAGAGAGCCAAGGACGAGGAGGAGTGGACAACTAG gtgGTTCCAGATGGGCACCAACCCGTACACCGGCTCCCAGGAGTGGATCTACAGTGGCGGCTACTTCAATAGGAACTACCAGAACCTGCCCGATATATACTGA